A stretch of the Bacillus anthracis str. Vollum genome encodes the following:
- the rluB gene encoding 23S rRNA pseudouridine(2605) synthase RluB: protein MKRLQKVIAQAGIASRRKAEELIQQGKVKVNGKIVKELGTKVTPQDKVEVNNIPLEKEEPVYFLLYKPTGVISSVSDDKGRSVVTDFFPEITQRLFPIGRLDYDTSGVLLMTNDGDFANVLMHPRYKVEKTYVAKIKGPLTGEKIRMLERGVTLEDGKTAPARVKIISWDKRKEMAIVQLTIHEGRNRQVRRMFEALDCKVVKLKRERYAFLEVGSLRPGDARELTPHEVKQLRALASTKPR from the coding sequence ATGAAACGATTACAAAAAGTGATTGCGCAAGCAGGTATTGCATCGAGAAGAAAGGCTGAGGAATTAATTCAGCAAGGAAAAGTGAAAGTTAACGGAAAAATAGTGAAGGAGTTAGGAACGAAAGTAACTCCTCAAGATAAAGTAGAAGTAAATAACATCCCTCTTGAAAAAGAAGAACCTGTTTATTTTTTACTATATAAACCAACTGGCGTAATTTCAAGTGTATCAGATGATAAAGGAAGAAGTGTTGTAACAGACTTTTTCCCAGAAATTACACAACGTTTATTCCCAATCGGACGTTTAGATTATGATACGTCTGGCGTATTATTAATGACAAACGACGGGGACTTCGCAAACGTATTAATGCACCCTAGATATAAAGTTGAAAAAACATATGTTGCAAAAATAAAAGGGCCTCTAACAGGTGAAAAAATCCGCATGTTAGAACGTGGTGTGACGTTAGAAGACGGAAAAACAGCACCAGCGCGTGTGAAGATTATTTCTTGGGACAAGCGTAAAGAAATGGCGATTGTACAACTAACAATTCATGAAGGACGTAACCGTCAAGTACGTCGTATGTTTGAAGCTTTAGACTGTAAAGTAGTGAAACTAAAGCGTGAACGCTACGCCTTTTTAGAAGTGGGTAGCTTGCGACCTGGTGATGCAAGAGAATTGACACCACATGAGGTGAAACAATTACGTGCATTGGCTTCCACAAAGCCTCGCTAA
- the resA gene encoding thiol-disulfide oxidoreductase ResA: MKKNRLLFRVIILLILSGAVGFTLYQGFFADKEKMQIGKEAPNFVVTDLEGKKIELKDLKGKGVFLNFWGTWCKPCEKEMPYMNELYPKYKEKGVEIIALDADETDIAVKNFVNQYGLKFPVAIDKGQKIIGTYGVGPLPTSFLIDKDGKVVEQIIGEQTKEQLEGYLKKITP, translated from the coding sequence ATGAAGAAAAATCGCTTATTATTTCGCGTTATCATTCTGCTCATTTTAAGCGGTGCTGTAGGATTTACACTTTATCAAGGATTCTTTGCTGATAAAGAGAAAATGCAAATTGGAAAAGAAGCGCCTAACTTTGTTGTGACGGATTTAGAAGGAAAGAAAATTGAACTAAAAGATTTAAAGGGAAAAGGTGTATTTTTAAATTTTTGGGGTACGTGGTGTAAACCTTGTGAGAAAGAAATGCCTTATATGAATGAACTATACCCAAAGTATAAAGAAAAAGGCGTTGAAATTATTGCGTTAGATGCAGATGAGACGGACATCGCAGTAAAGAATTTTGTGAACCAATACGGTTTGAAATTTCCAGTTGCCATTGATAAAGGACAAAAAATTATAGGAACATACGGAGTAGGACCATTACCAACAAGCTTCTTGATTGATAAAGATGGAAAAGTAGTGGAGCAAATTATAGGTGAACAAACGAAAGAACAGTTAGAAGGATATTTAAAGAAAATTACTCCGTAA
- the resB gene encoding cytochrome c biogenesis protein ResB has translation MLKEIKCECGHVNPIGTVFCEACGKPFESNENIKLLDMRYEGSARRSLTQTKTIVDKIWSFFSSVKVGVWLIVITLAASAIGTIFPQEMYITPGIAPAEYYKQEYGFLGQLYYQLGFNNLYGSWWYMILIASIGISLVICSLDRVIPLYKALKKQGVKRHPSFLKRQRLYGTGAPQDGDLERVQKNLKKVNYNVKVEDGNILAEKGRFSRWGPYVNHIGLIIFLFGAMLRFLPSMYVDEALWLRDGETKEIPGTDGQYYLKNEKFIKEVYDKSKDKEVFDEAIDRVGDKMIAKNFQTNAILYKAIGENIAGEKPKLEKVKEAEIRVNEPLKFDQFAVYQVDYKESEFKSMSFNLQNKENNQKWGPIKVDLTNPIEKYDLGNGYSLELLNYFPDFYFDENGRPNTKTKLPNNPAFVFKMFTPETPDGEVSFVGIQQNIEADGNNKYKMSFAGVEMQNATALTVRKDLTLWILGIGGFIFMVGVIQGMYWNHRRIWIQRVNDEWWIAGHTNKNWFGLKKDIERVLEGTAIPQPNDKVVDKKIS, from the coding sequence GTGTTGAAAGAAATTAAATGTGAATGTGGACATGTGAATCCGATAGGAACCGTTTTTTGTGAAGCTTGTGGGAAACCATTTGAAAGCAATGAAAATATAAAACTATTGGATATGCGCTATGAGGGGAGTGCTCGGAGATCTCTCACGCAAACAAAAACGATAGTCGATAAAATTTGGAGCTTTTTTTCTTCTGTAAAAGTGGGTGTATGGCTAATTGTAATCACTTTAGCGGCATCGGCGATAGGAACTATTTTTCCACAAGAAATGTACATAACCCCAGGAATTGCACCAGCTGAATATTATAAACAAGAATATGGGTTTTTAGGACAATTATACTATCAATTAGGATTTAATAATTTATACGGTTCATGGTGGTATATGATTTTGATTGCTTCTATCGGTATTTCACTTGTGATATGTAGTTTAGACCGCGTTATTCCACTTTATAAAGCTTTAAAAAAACAAGGGGTTAAAAGACACCCTAGCTTTTTAAAGAGACAAAGATTATACGGCACTGGTGCACCGCAAGATGGTGACCTGGAAAGAGTGCAAAAGAATTTAAAGAAAGTGAACTATAATGTGAAAGTGGAAGACGGAAACATTTTAGCGGAAAAGGGACGTTTCTCACGTTGGGGTCCATATGTAAATCATATCGGTCTTATCATCTTTTTATTCGGTGCGATGCTTCGTTTTTTACCAAGTATGTACGTAGACGAAGCGCTTTGGTTACGTGATGGTGAAACGAAAGAAATACCAGGAACGGATGGGCAATACTATTTAAAAAATGAGAAGTTTATAAAGGAAGTTTATGATAAAAGTAAGGATAAAGAAGTTTTTGATGAAGCAATTGACCGTGTAGGCGATAAAATGATTGCGAAAAACTTCCAAACGAATGCCATATTGTATAAAGCAATAGGTGAAAATATAGCAGGAGAAAAACCGAAATTAGAAAAAGTAAAAGAAGCGGAAATTCGAGTGAATGAACCGTTGAAATTTGATCAATTTGCAGTGTATCAAGTGGATTACAAAGAAAGTGAATTTAAAAGTATGTCCTTTAACTTGCAAAATAAAGAAAATAATCAAAAATGGGGACCGATTAAAGTCGATTTAACGAATCCTATAGAAAAATATGATTTAGGAAATGGTTATTCTTTAGAACTATTAAACTATTTCCCAGATTTTTATTTTGATGAGAATGGAAGACCAAATACAAAAACGAAATTACCAAACAATCCAGCATTCGTATTTAAAATGTTTACACCTGAAACACCAGATGGTGAAGTGAGTTTTGTTGGTATACAGCAAAATATAGAAGCTGATGGGAATAACAAATATAAAATGTCCTTTGCAGGTGTGGAAATGCAAAATGCAACAGCACTTACTGTAAGGAAAGATTTAACGCTTTGGATTCTCGGTATTGGAGGATTTATATTTATGGTTGGTGTGATTCAAGGTATGTATTGGAATCATCGCCGTATTTGGATACAACGCGTTAATGATGAATGGTGGATTGCAGGACATACGAATAAAAATTGGTTCGGTTTAAAGAAAGATATTGAAAGAGTACTAGAAGGTACAGCAATTCCGCAACCAAATGATAAAGTAGTCGATAAAAAAATTAGTTAA
- the resC gene encoding cytochrome c biogenesis protein ResC — MVQISSNFLFTAFILYLIATLFFGGAIKEKGHKWANVGITITILGFIAQTVYFVTRWIASGHAPVSNFFEFGTFFGMMLVGAFIVMYFMYRVSIIGLFALPVALLLIAYASMFPREISPLIPSLKSNWLHIHVTTAAAGQAILAISFITGVMYLLKNVDQSTRSKRTFWLETVVFTLVCTVGFIGVTTVFSSMKYEAKFQWVDKNEQQVEMKYNLPALVGPHEGKLLTENKLEPTVEVPAIVNAKKLNTVIWSVLVGTLLYIVLRLILRKRVSAALQPLVKNTNSDLLDEIGYRSIAIGFPVFTLGALIFAMIWAQIAWTRFWGWDPKEVWALITWLFYAAALHLRLSKGWHGDKSAWLAVIGFAIIMFNFIVVNLIIAGLHSYA, encoded by the coding sequence ATGGTGCAAATAAGTAGTAACTTTCTCTTTACCGCATTTATTTTATATTTAATTGCAACTCTATTTTTCGGGGGAGCAATTAAAGAAAAGGGTCATAAATGGGCAAATGTAGGAATAACGATTACAATTTTAGGGTTTATTGCACAAACAGTTTATTTTGTAACAAGGTGGATCGCATCAGGTCATGCGCCAGTAAGTAACTTTTTTGAATTTGGTACGTTTTTCGGTATGATGCTTGTAGGAGCATTTATTGTTATGTATTTTATGTACCGCGTAAGTATAATTGGGCTCTTTGCATTACCAGTTGCGCTTTTATTAATTGCCTACGCGAGTATGTTTCCGAGGGAAATATCACCGCTTATTCCATCTTTAAAAAGTAATTGGTTACATATTCACGTGACGACTGCAGCAGCAGGACAAGCAATCTTAGCGATTAGTTTTATTACGGGCGTTATGTATCTATTGAAAAATGTAGATCAATCAACGAGAAGCAAACGTACATTTTGGTTAGAAACGGTCGTGTTCACGCTTGTTTGTACAGTTGGGTTTATTGGAGTGACAACGGTATTTTCTAGTATGAAATATGAAGCGAAGTTTCAATGGGTTGATAAAAATGAACAACAAGTGGAAATGAAGTACAATCTTCCGGCTTTAGTAGGGCCGCATGAAGGGAAGTTGCTGACAGAAAATAAATTAGAGCCGACAGTTGAAGTTCCAGCGATTGTAAATGCGAAAAAATTAAATACTGTTATTTGGTCAGTGTTAGTTGGAACGTTACTGTATATCGTATTAAGGCTAATTTTACGTAAACGAGTATCAGCGGCACTTCAGCCGTTAGTGAAAAATACGAACAGCGATTTGTTAGATGAAATTGGATATCGTTCTATTGCAATTGGATTCCCAGTTTTCACGTTAGGTGCATTAATTTTCGCCATGATTTGGGCTCAAATAGCATGGACACGCTTTTGGGGATGGGATCCGAAAGAGGTTTGGGCGCTTATTACTTGGCTCTTTTATGCTGCGGCATTACATTTACGTTTATCAAAAGGATGGCACGGAGATAAGTCAGCGTGGTTAGCGGTAATTGGTTTTGCAATCATTATGTTTAACTTTATTGTAGTAAACTTAATTATCGCGGGTTTACATTCATACGCATAG
- the resD gene encoding DNA-binding response regulator ResD: MENESRILIVDDEDRIRRLLKMYLEREQYTIEEADNGDTALEMALQNDYDLILLDLMMPGKDGIEVCKGVREKKATPIIMLTAKGEEVNRVQGFEVGTDDYIVKPFSPREVVLRVKAVLRRSVPTTFFTQDTTTKDVTVFPHLTIDNDAHRVTADGNEVNLTPKEYELLLFLAKAPDKVFDREQLLKEVWQYEFFGDLRTVDTHVKRLREKLSKKSPDAAKMIVTVWGVGYKFEVVND; encoded by the coding sequence ATGGAAAATGAATCAAGAATTTTAATTGTAGACGATGAGGATCGTATTCGTCGTTTGTTGAAAATGTATTTAGAAAGAGAACAATACACAATTGAAGAAGCAGACAATGGTGATACAGCTTTAGAAATGGCGTTGCAAAATGATTATGATTTAATCCTATTAGATCTTATGATGCCTGGTAAAGATGGTATTGAAGTATGTAAAGGGGTTCGTGAGAAGAAAGCAACGCCAATTATTATGTTGACAGCAAAAGGTGAAGAAGTAAATCGAGTACAAGGGTTTGAGGTAGGAACTGATGATTATATTGTGAAACCATTTAGCCCACGTGAAGTAGTGCTTCGAGTGAAAGCGGTCTTACGCCGTTCTGTACCAACAACATTCTTTACACAAGATACAACGACAAAAGATGTTACTGTGTTCCCTCATTTAACAATTGATAATGATGCACACCGTGTTACAGCAGATGGGAATGAAGTGAATTTAACACCGAAAGAGTACGAATTACTATTATTCTTAGCGAAAGCGCCTGATAAGGTATTTGATCGTGAGCAATTGTTAAAAGAAGTATGGCAATATGAATTCTTCGGAGATTTACGTACAGTTGATACGCATGTAAAGCGTTTACGTGAGAAGTTAAGCAAAAAATCACCAGATGCTGCGAAGATGATTGTTACCGTTTGGGGCGTAGGTTATAAGTTTGAGGTTGTGAACGACTGA
- the resE gene encoding sensor histidine kinase ResE, which translates to MLWRSVVGKLWMTILLLVSFVLGFVAILLSQFFRTYYVDMSEARLQKVATSVSELIEEGADVKTIENIAYKFSDPLSRIIIVEEGKEISSSPKQEGLVTLTIDDLKEDKELAAVFTDKKEIKNKVRKASNSRKNKNTENDIMIVGKPVQSKNESAVFVYESLQVPIQGMERTTDFIFLSAGIAIILTTFFAFFLSTRITAPLRKMREVAFEVSRGKFDAKAPMVSQDEIGELATALNQMGKQLKFNMNALQQEKEQLASILSSMADGVITLNQEGEVVVINPPAEHFLQVWQEEKEIELSKKLPSELVELFHLVVESEQQQVVGINLQKGNYVVLMTPLYNQTKIRGAVAVLRDMTEERRLEKMRQDFIANVSHELRTPMVMLQGYSEAILDDIVQTKEEINEFVQIIYDESVRLGKLVNELLDLARMESGNVELHIGEVDIHPFVEKIGRKFQGIAKDKEVALTVDFKDSIEQYPFDADRMEQVLTNLIDNAIRHTNAGGHVTLVIDTKNNGLIFEVQDSGAGIPEEDIPFLFDRFYKADKARTRGKKGGTGLGLAIAKNIVQGHGGKISVSSVVGEGTTFSVYLPNRII; encoded by the coding sequence ATGCTTTGGAGAAGTGTAGTAGGGAAGTTATGGATGACCATATTACTTCTCGTTTCGTTCGTGCTTGGATTTGTTGCGATTTTACTTTCGCAGTTTTTTAGAACATATTATGTTGATATGAGTGAAGCTAGGCTTCAAAAAGTTGCAACAAGTGTTTCAGAGTTAATTGAAGAAGGTGCCGATGTAAAAACGATTGAGAACATCGCGTACAAATTTTCTGATCCACTTTCAAGGATTATTATTGTAGAAGAGGGTAAGGAAATCTCTTCTTCACCGAAACAAGAAGGGTTAGTTACTCTAACAATAGATGATTTAAAAGAAGATAAAGAATTAGCTGCTGTTTTTACGGACAAAAAAGAAATTAAAAATAAAGTTAGAAAAGCGTCTAATAGTAGGAAGAATAAAAACACCGAAAATGATATTATGATTGTCGGAAAACCAGTACAGTCAAAAAATGAAAGTGCAGTGTTTGTATATGAATCTTTACAAGTGCCGATACAAGGTATGGAAAGAACGACTGATTTTATATTCTTATCAGCAGGGATTGCGATTATATTAACAACTTTCTTTGCATTCTTCTTATCTACTCGAATTACAGCACCACTTCGTAAAATGCGTGAGGTTGCTTTTGAGGTGTCGCGTGGGAAGTTTGATGCGAAAGCTCCTATGGTATCTCAGGACGAGATTGGTGAGCTTGCAACGGCCTTAAATCAAATGGGAAAACAGTTGAAGTTTAATATGAATGCTCTGCAGCAAGAGAAAGAACAGTTAGCTAGTATTTTAAGTAGTATGGCAGATGGGGTTATTACATTAAATCAAGAAGGTGAAGTCGTTGTAATCAATCCGCCGGCTGAACATTTCTTACAAGTTTGGCAAGAAGAAAAAGAGATAGAGCTCAGTAAGAAACTGCCTTCTGAACTTGTTGAACTATTCCATCTCGTTGTAGAAAGCGAACAACAACAAGTGGTTGGAATTAATTTACAAAAAGGTAACTATGTGGTTCTTATGACGCCGCTTTACAATCAAACGAAAATTCGCGGGGCTGTAGCTGTATTGCGTGATATGACGGAAGAACGCCGTCTTGAGAAGATGCGTCAAGACTTTATTGCGAACGTATCACATGAACTTCGTACACCGATGGTCATGCTTCAAGGGTATAGTGAAGCAATTTTAGATGATATTGTGCAAACGAAAGAAGAAATTAATGAGTTTGTTCAAATCATTTATGATGAATCCGTTCGTTTAGGTAAACTTGTAAATGAATTATTAGATTTAGCGCGCATGGAAAGTGGTAATGTAGAGTTACATATAGGTGAAGTTGATATTCATCCTTTTGTTGAAAAAATAGGTCGTAAATTCCAAGGGATTGCGAAGGATAAAGAAGTCGCGTTAACAGTTGATTTCAAAGATTCAATTGAGCAGTACCCGTTTGATGCAGATCGTATGGAACAAGTATTGACGAATTTAATTGATAACGCAATACGTCATACGAACGCAGGAGGACATGTAACGCTTGTAATTGATACGAAAAATAATGGTCTTATTTTTGAAGTGCAAGATTCAGGCGCCGGTATTCCAGAAGAAGATATTCCATTTTTATTTGATCGTTTCTATAAAGCTGATAAAGCAAGAACACGTGGGAAAAAGGGTGGAACAGGACTCGGGCTTGCGATTGCGAAAAATATTGTTCAAGGCCATGGTGGTAAAATTTCTGTATCAAGTGTTGTTGGAGAAGGAACTACATTCTCTGTATATTTACCGAATCGTATAATTTAG
- a CDS encoding cob(I)yrinic acid a,c-diamide adenosyltransferase, which yields MKLYTKTGDKGTTSVIGGRVDKDDIRVEAYGTIDEANSHIGYAMTKLQGGAFIDIYNELENIQHELFDCGGDLAIVEQKIPYKVTIEMVESLERKIDLYIEEAPPLERFILPGGSEAAATIHIARTVVRRAERSIVSLQKEVKINEVVLKYVNRLSDYLFAIARVINARLQVKDVEYNRSALVFRDKKEKEVE from the coding sequence ATGAAATTATATACAAAAACAGGAGATAAAGGAACGACAAGTGTAATAGGTGGCAGGGTTGATAAAGATGATATCCGTGTGGAAGCGTATGGAACAATAGACGAGGCAAATTCTCATATTGGATATGCGATGACTAAGCTTCAAGGTGGGGCTTTTATAGATATTTACAATGAGCTCGAAAATATTCAACATGAACTATTTGATTGTGGAGGAGACTTGGCAATAGTGGAACAAAAAATTCCTTATAAAGTGACAATTGAGATGGTTGAAAGTTTAGAAAGAAAGATTGATTTATATATAGAAGAAGCCCCGCCACTAGAACGCTTTATTTTGCCAGGTGGTAGCGAGGCGGCGGCTACTATTCATATTGCACGTACTGTTGTAAGGAGAGCAGAACGCTCTATAGTATCATTGCAAAAAGAAGTGAAAATAAATGAAGTTGTATTAAAGTATGTAAATAGATTATCTGATTATTTGTTTGCGATAGCTCGAGTAATAAATGCGCGATTACAAGTGAAAGATGTGGAGTATAACCGTAGTGCATTAGTTTTTCGTGATAAAAAAGAGAAGGAAGTGGAGTAA
- a CDS encoding peptidoglycan DD-metalloendopeptidase family protein, translating to MKVLKCGVMLLSILFVSQLHVYAEENRWTWPVEGQISDYFGTRHGKHYGIDVAAPIGTPVVAIQDGKVTRSYYSSSYGNVVFIKHGEYEAVYAHLNKRYVNQGDYISKGEKIGEVGNTGESRGAHLHLELHQGRWTMAKKNAMNPLLVLSEQRNEVVSSSLYVVQKGDTLVSIARKFSMTLKEIKEKNGLQQELIYPNQQLYVK from the coding sequence ATGAAAGTTTTAAAATGCGGTGTCATGTTATTGAGTATACTGTTTGTATCTCAATTACATGTTTATGCAGAAGAAAATCGATGGACATGGCCTGTTGAAGGTCAGATAAGTGATTATTTTGGGACAAGGCATGGAAAACACTATGGTATTGATGTAGCTGCGCCGATTGGAACGCCTGTGGTAGCTATCCAAGATGGTAAGGTAACGAGGTCTTATTATTCAAGTAGTTATGGAAATGTTGTATTTATTAAACACGGAGAATATGAGGCTGTATATGCACATTTAAATAAGAGATATGTGAATCAAGGAGATTATATTTCCAAAGGAGAAAAAATTGGAGAAGTAGGGAACACGGGAGAATCGCGAGGTGCGCACTTACATCTAGAACTTCATCAAGGAAGATGGACGATGGCGAAAAAGAATGCGATGAACCCATTGCTTGTTTTAAGTGAACAAAGAAATGAAGTTGTTTCTTCGTCATTATATGTCGTACAAAAAGGAGATACTTTAGTTAGTATTGCACGGAAATTTAGTATGACACTTAAGGAAATTAAAGAAAAAAATGGATTGCAGCAAGAGCTAATTTATCCTAATCAACAATTATATGTTAAGTAA